From a region of the Triticum aestivum cultivar Chinese Spring chromosome 7D, IWGSC CS RefSeq v2.1, whole genome shotgun sequence genome:
- the LOC123167359 gene encoding uncharacterized protein, which translates to MTINNRLGHHFASVSGDGAAPFDLSIPYLHNNMYGGITQLDACNGLLLYCAFKKKMESWDDFRFLVCNPATGRWVELPPRPPVPANRYCCTTGLAFDPAVSSHFYVLHFEQAVPGTYITGVNIYSSQTGAWSFRSGRMVEKVVPLHSKCVFVGSMMYLIGNLMGFNNKYVLMVVDTEGEVWKTIPVPYGRGSATIGVSQGCLHYVVASTVSVNDSNEILGSGITLWCLKDRDSKELLLKRSANINELMGMIGEKYRVAAIHPDCDTVFLMSSGGDTLVAYDMQHQKLHCILNLEKGITKPKRFLPYVPLFSESLPDADGQ; encoded by the coding sequence ATGACCATCAACAACAGGCTCGGCCACCACTTCGCCAGTGTCTCCGGCGACGGCGCAGCCCCGTTCGACCTTTCCATCCCTTACCTGCACAATAACATGTACGGCGGCATCACCCAGTTGGACGCCTGCAATGGCCTCCTTCTCTACTGTGCCTTCAAGAAGAAGATGGAGAGTTGGGATGATTTCCGTTTTCTAGTGTGCAATCCCGCCACTGGGAGGTGGGTGGAGCTGCCCCCTCGGCCGCCTGTGCCCGCAAACAGATATTGCTGTACCACAGGTCTTGCTTTTGATCCGGCAGTCTCATCCCATTTCTACGTTCTTCACTTTGAGCAGGCCGTTCCGGGAACTTACATCACAGGAGTGAACATCTACTCGTCGCAGACAGGAGCCTGGAGTTTCAGGAGTGGTAGGATGGTTGAGAAAGTGGTGCCGCTCCATAGTAAATGTGTCTTCGTCGGCAGTATGATGTATTTGATTGGCAACCTGATGGGCTTCAACAACAAGTACGTGCTGATGGTGGTGGACACGGAGGGGGAAGTGTGGAAGACTATTCCTGTGCCGTACGGCCGAGGATCTGCCACGATTGGAGTGTCGCAGGGGTGCTTACACTATGTTGTAGCTTCAACGGTTTCAGTCAATGATAGTAATGAAATCCTAGGTTCTGGGATAACACTTTGGTGCCTCAAGGATCGTGACAGTAAAGAATTGCTTCTGAAGCGTTCTGCCAACATCAATGAGCTTATGGGCATGATTGGGGAGAAGTACAGGGTGGCTGCGATTCATCCAGATTGCGACACCGTTTTCTTGATGTCATCTGGAGGTGATACCTTGGTAGCGTATGATATGCAACATCAGAAACTTCATTGTATCCTTAATCTTGAGAAAGGCATTACAAAACCGAAACGGTTTCTACCCTATGTTCCTCTGTTCTCAGAGTCATTACCAGATGCAGATGGGCAGTAG